A stretch of Miscanthus floridulus cultivar M001 chromosome 13, ASM1932011v1, whole genome shotgun sequence DNA encodes these proteins:
- the LOC136498993 gene encoding cytosolic sulfotransferase 5-like, translating into MADTTPQLFQTQPSGGGSEKGGDDSSSVFLSTLPTREGWWAAPLFCLHGCWLTARLARSVELMQAEIKPRPDDVLLATFPKSGTTWLKALAFALINHSRHPVIITGAGDDHHHPLLSSNPHDLVPFLELPDRTVRPVAELEAVPSPRLLCTHLPPALLPPGMLMTSSRDVYMCREPKDVMISYMFHIIPSLRYDSSLGDFDKAFELFCEGVSVCGPVWEHYLEYWKLSKKNPSSSRVLFLKYEEMMAQPAKHVRTLAEFLGVPFTEEEESGGVVEEVVRLCSFQNLKDLAANTHGVSGQIGAAVANPVKNSLWFRSGKVGLRRLGELPDAGDGTQVGLHR; encoded by the exons ATGGCTGATACAACACCTCAACTGTTCCAGACCCAACCAAGCGGCGGCGGTTCCGAGAAAGGAGGCGACGACAGCAGCAGCGTTTTCTTATCCACCCTTCCTACGAGGGAAGGGTGGTGGGCCGCGCCGCTCTTCTGTCTGCACGGCTGCTGGCTCACGGCGCGACTCGCTAGGAGCGTCGAGCTCATGCAAGCTGAGATCAAGCCGCGCCCCGACGACGTCCTCCTCGCCACGTTCCCCAAGTCCGGCACCACCTGGCTCAAGGCTCTCGCCTTCGCGCTCATCAACCACTCCCGCCATCCGGTCATCATCACCGGCGCCGGAGATGACCACCACCACCCGCTGCTTAGCAGCAACCCTCACGACCTCGTGCCATTCCTCGAGCTGCCTGACCGGACCGTCCGTCCGGTCGCGGAGCTCGAGGCGGTCCCTTCCCCGAGGCTCCTGTGCACGCATCTCCCGCCCGCGCTGCTGCCGCCGGGCATGTTGATGACGAGCTCCCGCGACGTCTACATGTGCCGAGAGCCCA aagatgtcatgatatcatat atgtttcatatcattccaagtttgag gtatgacagc TCCCTCGGGGATTTCGACAAGGCCTTCGAGCTGTTCTGCGAGGGGGTCTCGGTCTGTGGGCCTGTCTGGGAGCACTACCTGGAGTACTGGAAGCTGAGCAAGAAAAACCCTAGCAGTAGCAGGGTTCTCTTCCTCAAGTACGAGGAGATGATGGCGCAGCCTGCCAAGCATGTCAGGACGCTCGCCGAGTTCCTAGGCGTTCCGTTCACCGAGGAAGAGGAGAGCGGCGGAGTCGTGGAGGAAGTGGTGAGGCTGTGCAGCTTCCAGAACCTGAAGGATCTAGCTGCGAACACGCATGGAGTGTCCGGTCAGATCGGTGCCGCCGTCGCTAATCCCGTCAAGAATTCCTTGTGGTTTCGGAGTGGCAAGGTAGGACTTAGGAGACTGGGAGAACTACCTGACGCAGGAGATGGCACACAGGTTGGATTGCATCGTTGA